The following nucleotide sequence is from Mangifera indica cultivar Alphonso chromosome 1, CATAS_Mindica_2.1, whole genome shotgun sequence.
catgtattaaaaatatgggCTGCATTTCATCATTCCacagataaataatataacaggAAGCACAACATTCACCCAGGATGATGCATGGCACATCACTGTTTTTCCCCTCCAAGCTTTAAAATCAAATGTAAATGGCAGAAATCAACCAATATTTCTGCAGTGAAATATGTCAAATGATTGAGTATACCTTAGTAATACAAAAGGATCaagttgtaattattttataacaagGAAAAAAGCAAAACCAAAGCGAGCAGAAAACCCATGTTAAGGGGGCAAACTAAAGACATTAAAGAGCCACAACATGAATTGCAGGAGGTCGCCTCACAGCCTCTACTCTATAGCCTCCCCATGTTGTGAAGCTTCAGTTTGTTTCATACTTTCTAAACTAGAGATTCGTCTATCTAATGACTCATGGAGGCCTTTCACCTGGGCAGACAAagacaaaaaccaaaacaaaatttttattcttcgaaaatttgaaaaacttcaaATATGTGTTACAAACCGTATCCAACAGTGCATCCCTATCTTTGGCAGGCTTAAAAGAGACACATTGATGTATGAAAGCAAATAGATCATAAGAATTTAACATAAATTCTTAACAATTAAATTGTATATTCTCTCTTActtgaataaaagaaatttccTTACTAGGGTTGAtccattttaaaagaaatttcctTACTAGGGTTGATCCATTTTCAGTGACTTCATTTCCCCTATAGTAAATTTGTGAATTGATAAATAACAATGGCTTTCTGCCCTGTTTCTTATTCTTTCTTGCTAGCTCTCCTTGATTCTATTCCTCCTCATCTCTATCATATCATTCTTatcattaaaatgaaaaaaaggaagTTTATCAATACCCAAAATCTAATAAATCAAAGATTTCAAAATTGTGTTTCAAATTCACAATTTTTTGACTCAAGAATATTCAACTgactaattaatttatacaaccTACTCTATTTTTACTACACAAATATGACAGCAACCGCTGACGTGTTTGCAGGGTTTTCCATATGCCTCTCTGAGATAAATGGTCTTTTCTGTGCAATTCCAAATGAGAAGTCTTCCTATTTTATTGGTGAAACTCAATACTTGAAATTCAGCATATCCTTAGTTAATTTCGATTTGTTCAGAACCTTATTCAGTgctaaaaaaaatagtttttttttttttttgggagttAAGGGTTCGAAATTTTTGGATATCTTGAAAGGCTTCCTTATAACTACATATGTTTCCAAAGTAAACACACAAATATAGCTATATAACCAAATGAGAAAACCCTAGCAATTGGAATTAGACACCGTCTATTGAAGAAATAACAAAGAAATCGTACGTGAAAACAATTaacaattaagaaataaattacCCAAATTACTTTACACGAATCGTAAAAGGTTTGATATTTACCTGATGGGAGATGGATTCATAGGCAGTCTTATAGTCATTGTAGAGACTGTAGAGACCAAGAGACGACGCAGCTGCTACACCTGCGAAAAATGATGCCAGTCTCACCCTCAATACGTAACCCATCTTCCGCTTCCTCTTTCTCACTGTGTTCAGCTTGGATAATCTTAACGAGCTTTTTATTTAAGAACTACCCCTGTAGCCCTGTCTTTATTGTTTCTAGCATGCCAACtttgatatttgtttattacTCACCGCCCCAACATATTTCGATAATTAAAACAAACCCCACTCTCTCCGTTTGGAACATAATAGGAAGTTACTTAAGAGTAGtattatgtgaaaaaataatacataattttatatataagatgaTCTAATCCTCAAAACGTACTTACGCCAAATGGACTTATGTTTGATTTATCATCAGTTGTAAGAAATCCAGAAATCTTACCctcaagagaaaaatattactttcacTTATTGTTAATGCAAGATAAGAAATGTCAAATATGTTCAAACTTCTCAACTTCAAGTGGCAAGTATTAAGGACAACTGAGAAGCCACTTCATGAATGTCCATGTATACGAGCAAGATAACTTGTGGGCTGGTGCTGGAGATGGATGATTTTTCGTCGATCAGACACTAAATATAACAGTGGAGATACCGAATCATAAGGTTTGCTACATGCGCAGTTCTATGGTGTTTTTATGCTAGTATGGAAAAAAGACTTTGGCAATCATTTCCAGATGACCCGCATCCTAAATGATGATTTCCAAGTCTCGAAGTTCCAACAAAAATTACACATTATCATGGTTTCTCGATCAGCGCTTTACCAAATTGTCAATAATGGTAAACAATTTTAATGTCCTCTTATATcataaaatcacaaaatccGAACTAATAAAAGCAAAATAAGTTGGGACGTCAtagcaaataatgaaaattcgCAATCCAATCCAATGCTCAAATGAAAACTAGGGGCATGAATATCACTGCAGAATGCCTACCATCATCATAACAAAgcaatttaaacaattttccaACAGAgcaaaaacaatgaaaacagAATAAATGTCAGTCAGCTGTTGCATACTGAAATTGATTGATAttatatgcaaaaaaaaatatgctGCTAATTCCAAATCTGGATCGACCCATTCCAAAAATATTCTCAGGTCTGCGCTAGTCCACCtccataatcaaaatattatccatttgATTCCATCCATCCTGccaaaataaaatacatttagATAACACCATGCAGTAACAATATAATAGCACATATTTGATCAAAGTTAACAAGTCTAAAGTAAGAGAAAATATTGATCCTTTGACATTCGCTCATCACAGGCACACCGCCgtaatattatcaattaatgtaactattatatcatttatcaCATCAACCCATCCCATGCAGAGCTCCTTTGTTGATGATTTGTGTCTTGAAACAACAGGTTGGCGAAAAAATGATAAGATAGGTGTGCTTTCCAACTTTCAAAATTAGTTAACTTCTCAGTTTGCAGCATGCAATTCTTGAGATCATACCATGCCTACCagcattttgaaaattacagtTGTTGCAGGTAAGTATCAGCTTGTTTAAGCTCCACCTCTTATCAACTTATAGTATGTAAGCACTCCTTACACCAGTAAAATCAGGTTAAATTATAGCAATGCtactttttctcaaaatttgtcAATAACTTTTAGCTGAAATGATCTGTCATTTGATTGGGAACAATTTATAACAGAATATTCATGTAGTAAACTAATAGTTTATCTTACATTAGGATCAGAACATACAATACTTTAAAAAAGGGTAATTCTGAGATGCAGTCACTGGTAATATAGCAAGCATAACCTAGAAGCCTGGATGCAAACATAAAACTAACCAAAGTTCAAAATTGTTATTGCCATACTTACTATCTGCGGGATGTTAGTGCAGAACTAGTTGCCCTGCCAGAGAACAAAACATTACCCAATGAGCTTTTCatctaataaaagaaacaagTTCATACTAAAGAAttaagacaaatatatatatatatatgtcatgtCTCCTTTTGAGCAATACCTGCCCTGCTGTTTGCCAACAAAATTAGATCTTCCTTGAGTTGATCCCTTGTTTTGATTACTGATCATACTTGACCTCTCAAAATCTGCTCCATTTAGTTCAAATGGGTCTCTGGATTTGGTTAAAATCTTTATGTTTGAAAGACCTCCAGCCATACCAAAATTAACACCATTAAGATGCTGATTCTGAGTAACTGAGCTGGAATCACTTGATGGAACCTTTTTTGGTCGAGCCACTGGGGTAACAGCCACAGAGGGCAAAAATGAGGAGTAAGGAGAAGATGCTGCAGCTGCTGCAGCAACTTTGGCCAAAGCTGCTGTAGCTGCTATCATTTCTTGTGCACCTTCTCTGAGTTGAATATAGTCACCCTCAATGacaaataactaaattaaaaaatggggTCAGAAAACATGGTATACacaaaattcataaacataTAATCTAAATGTCCAAAGTATACACTAAGTGCATAAACATATAATCTGAACATCCAAGGTACTCACCTCTGGGTGGCTGGCCACAAAGTCATCAAGCTTTCCATATTGTTTCTTGTAATCATGCCAATGTAAAGGTGCAAGCATTTTGCCGAGCCTATTTGGTAGCTGCAGTCAACACAAACACAACAAAACTGAtaaaatccaaatcaaatatgGATGCGTGCAAAGGCCAATCAACCTGCGATGGCTGACAAGTTTTCAATTGAAATTCATTTACCGTTGAACTGATTCGAATTTTACCACCAGCAGGAATTGTGCGGACTATGCATGCCAATAAAGATCTTTCATCAAGGAGAGTAGAGTCTGAAGTTTTTCCTAACATTAGTGTATTCAAATGTGCATTTGAGATCAATGCTTCAGACAAAGCTGCAACACTGTCATTCTTGATTGTGGTTTCACCAGGATTGATTGAACTGATTGTAGAATCAGATGGAGATGCACTGGCAGCAGAACTTTGCTCTTCTGCTTTTACAACTTCATCCAATAGTCCATTATCTGTTAAATTCACATCATGCTCCTCCTGCAacagttcaaattaaaaaataagcttATTTTCTGTTCCATTTACCTACagctttaaaaaataaccacATAACACAAACAAATAGAAACCTTGGAACTGTTCTGTTCCATGCTGTCTACTCTCAAGAAATCACGAAATTGGGAAGAAACCTGTTGTAAGTTCTGATCAGTTTGAGAGGCAACAAGGTAGCTTCTATCCATTGATTCAAGAACCTGTAAAAGAACCATTGTGCAGGGTTCTGTCAACACAGCATACAGAAACAAGAAATGATAAACACCAATAGTACGAACAGAAACATCCAAAAAACAGACAACCTGTGCTTCTGCAGTTGATGATGAGATCCCTGAGTCTGGCTCTGTGCCTTGGTTGATATGGACATCCAGATATCCGGAATGAAGAGTTTGTCCATTTATGGACATATCACATTCATATTTGGCACCTGAACTCAGAAGATTTTGGTCAGTTTGAGATGGTGGCTGTTGACTTGGTGGAGAAATCTGTGAGCCCTCTGATACAGCCTgaaaaaaagaacaaagaaaCATCAcacatcaatttaaaaaaaggacATAAATATGATACTTTCATCCTGATACCTGTTGGTTCTGCCACTGTTGTAGGGATGGCATTACAGCCATCGACTGAAAATGCCCAACATGAGATTGAGGGACATGTGAAGACAGAGAATGGGGAACCCCCTGCTGATGCATGATGAAAGAATGAAGAGCAGGCACTTGTCCAGGTGGAAGGTATGTAGGCAACCCAAGCAGAGACGGTGGAGCAATTGGTACGCCAGGAACATGGTCAGTCTAATAAAGAGCAGAAACAAGAAAATGTTTGAAATTAGATTTCTGTACACAATGCAAACACAACAATATTTGCCAGGAACAAAGGAAAAGGAGAAAAGGAAtggtagaaaatataaaatttaatctatattattaaaGCATTGATGTCAACATTTTCTTATAGGAGACTTATGAATTGTGGATAAAAAAACAAGCCATCTAAGTAGGGTATAAGgcctatacaaatataatcatgaATGTGTGTGCCTGTTCAGAAAGAACAAAACAGAAAAGAGAGATTAATGCAGCTTGAACCAATCCAAGAAAACCATAATCAACTTAAAAACCTCTAACCAATTAAGATGAATAAGGATAAAAAAGAATTCAACATTAACGTCAACATTCAGCATTAGTATTTAACAATTGAATATGTATGAATCTTGATATCTCGTATGTTTCTAATTTCACCTTATAACTTCTTCAAGTATagttttgtaaaaaaaaataatatataaataaatgcattCCAGGAGTTTAGATATCATTTCTCATTGGCTAGCCACCCACAACCCTAAAATAGACATTAAGTACACTGACTGAACACTTAAAAAGAACAGTTTTTCAATAACTTGAATGATTATTGAAATATACTAACACTTCCCTTTCACAAATAATTACAGTAATAGTGGAGTGTATAAGATCTCGATGAAGTTgctgataaaaaaataacatggATTACCACTACCACGAAACAGCATTCATTATTCAAGCAAAATAATCTTGTAGTTTCAGGAGAATATTGtatcattttcttctaaaaATTGGGTCACTGAATTTCATAAAACTTTTGCAACATACTGTATGCTCATATTTTGTTTCACCTTCGTCTCCAAACTAAATTTATTctacaaaaattaaacaataaagcATATGCAATGCACTGACAATTTGAAAATCAGTAAAACATTGTCAAAACTACAAGCACAACTACCTGAGTTGATGCATTGCCAGATGAAGGAAAAGAGGTAGCATTATCTGAATTTCCATTTTGGAGGGGGCTGGCACTAGAATTCATTGTGCCAACTACATTTGCATCAACTTGGCTCCCATCATTCTGGCCAAATTGAGGCACATCCTTGGAATTTTTTTGTGATATACGTGACTCATCCGATAAAGTCCCATTCCTTTCTCTTGCATCAGCCAGCTCATGTTGAAGCTGTATGGTATGCAAATGTAGTCTCTCCATCTCAGCAAACTAGCATCAATACCCCAAGAAACAAGTCAATCTTAAGTGAAATGATATAACTCCTATTGTGTTgggaaaaacaagaaaaaataatatccaatgTAAAGAAATAATTCCgacattcaaataaaaaaatggttgatgtgAAACACAAGAACCTCCTGcccaaaaaatatgaaaactaaaATGTAAACAAGAGATAgaccaaaaaccctaaaaaaagggaaacaaaaaTATCCCAGGATGATCAACCTGTCTTTGACAACCTAACCAGAGCTGGTTAAGTTGCTCTGTACGTTCACGCAGTTCAGCCTGTAATGACTGGTTTGTAGTTGATTGTAGCTGAATGCGTGCAACCCATGCCTGTGCCTCCCGCAGTTGTTCATCCTTGTAAATAATAGTTTCCTGAGCAGCCCTATTCTGGAAAATCAGACAACTGTTAGTAATGGACATGAAGccataaaatgataaattgcAACTTCTACTAGAATTTTGATGTAGCAAACCATATGTAAACTTGAGTTTTGGTGATACCATATTACAAATATTGTGGCCTTTTTATGTcacaaactaaataattttgaaagataACATATGAACATAACGTATTGGATGTGTACTCCTAGCATATGCGGCAGAAAATTGTTGTCTTAATTTCCATTTTAACATGTTAAATGTTCATAAAAAGAATGACAATGTAAAAACCTGCTCCTGCAATTCAATAAGCTGTCTATCTTTTTCTTGTATATGTTCTTGAAGATCATGTATTTGTTTTATGTGTTGGGCTCTTTCAGCTTCAGAATGATCACGCTCTCTTCTGTGGAAGCAAATAAccattcaaatttgtttaaaaggTCCAAACATCAAACATCAACTACTATCTATCAAGAATGCTCACAAATTGATGGGGCAGCAAGAATCAAGCAACTTCACACAAGactataatattaagaaaagttctttattcaaaaacttattgCTCAGGCaacaatgaattttttattttatttaaatatttctttgctagtaaacaaatatttaattaagtaaaagGTGTACAAGAATGGATAAGTTGTTCACAAAAAATGA
It contains:
- the LOC123216299 gene encoding uncharacterized protein LOC123216299, whose amino-acid sequence is MGYVLRVRLASFFAGVAAASSLGLYSLYNDYKTAYESISHQVKGLHESLDRRISSLESMKQTEASQHGEAIE
- the LOC123216261 gene encoding uncharacterized protein LOC123216261 isoform X5 → MEAAAGVAATRGGGSLPMPSSRKEWRAVSDHHPVRNVSDEELLHKELEQSQLGQSDERTIYEVQQGREPADVDFCSITVDGNLGNGLLQQRLHSVARQREELQHLEIELRAQMIARTEIVEMQNSYESQIKEQSNAAAKLQEQLLEKEQQIHDLERKMEEKERELHAIKLDSEAAWAKEDLFREQTKELATFRRERDHSEAERAQHIKQIHDLQEHIQEKDRQLIELQEQNRAAQETIIYKDEQLREAQAWVARIQLQSTTNQSLQAELRERTEQLNQLWLGCQRQFAEMERLHLHTIQLQHELADARERNGTLSDESRISQKNSKDVPQFGQNDGSQVDANVVGTMNSSASPLQNGNSDNATSFPSSGNASTQTDHVPGVPIAPPSLLGLPTYLPPGQVPALHSFIMHQQGVPHSLSSHVPQSHVGHFQSMAVMPSLQQWQNQQAVSEGSQISPPSQQPPSQTDQNLLSSGAKYECDMSINGQTLHSGYLDVHINQGTEPDSGISSSTAEAQVLESMDRSYLVASQTDQNLQQEEHDVNLTDNGLLDEVVKAEEQSSAASASPSDSTISSINPGETTIKNDSVAALSEALISNAHLNTLMLGKTSDSTLLDERSLLACIVRTIPAGGKIRISSTLPNRLGKMLAPLHWHDYKKQYGKLDDFVASHPELFVIEGDYIQLREGAQEMIAATAALAKVAAAAAASSPYSSFLPSVAVTPVARPKKVPSSDSSSVTQNQHLNGVNFGMAGGLSNIKILTKSRDPFELNGADFERSSMISNQNKGSTQGRSNFVGKQQGRATSSALTSRR
- the LOC123216261 gene encoding uncharacterized protein LOC123216261 isoform X1, which gives rise to MEAAAGVAATRGGGSLPMPSSRKEWRAVSDHHPVRNVSDEELLHKELEQSQLGQSDERTIYEVQQGREPADVDFCSITVDGNLGNGLLQQRLHSVARQREELQHLEIELRAQMIARTEIVEMQNSYESQIKEQSNAAAKLQEQLLEKEQQIHDLERKMEEKERELHAIKLDSEAAWAKEDLFREQTKELATFRRERDHSEAERAQHIKQIHDLQEHIQEKDRQLIELQEQNRAAQETIIYKDEQLREAQAWVARIQLQSTTNQSLQAELRERTEQLNQLWLGCQRQFAEMERLHLHTIQLQHELADARERNGTLSDESRISQKNSKDVPQFGQNDGSQVDANVVGTMNSSASPLQNGNSDNATSFPSSGNASTQTDHVPGVPIAPPSLLGLPTYLPPGQVPALHSFIMHQQGVPHSLSSHVPQSHVGHFQSMAVMPSLQQWQNQQAVSEGSQISPPSQQPPSQTDQNLLSSGAKYECDMSINGQTLHSGYLDVHINQGTEPDSGISSSTAEAQVLESMDRSYLVASQTDQNLQQVSSQFRDFLRVDSMEQNSSKEEHDVNLTDNGLLDEVVKAEEQSSAASASPSDSTISSINPGETTIKNDSVAALSEALISNAHLNTLMLGKTSDSTLLDERSLLACIVRTIPAGGKIRISSTLPNRLGKMLAPLHWHDYKKQYGKLDDFVASHPELFVIEGDYIQLREGAQEMIAATAALAKVAAAAAASSPYSSFLPSVAVTPVARPKKVPSSDSSSVTQNQHLNGVNFGMAGGLSNIKILTKSRDPFELNGADFERSSMISNQNKGSTQGRSNFVGKQQGRATSSALTSRR
- the LOC123216261 gene encoding uncharacterized protein LOC123216261 isoform X3, giving the protein MEAAAGVAATRGGGSLPMPSSRKEWRAVSDHHPVRNVSDEELEQSQLGQSDERTIYEVQQGREPADVDFCSITVDGNLGNGLLQQRLHSVARQREELQHLEIELRAQMIARTEIVEMQNSYESQIKEQSNAAAKLQEQLLEKEQQIHDLERKMEEKERELHAIKLDSEAAWAKEDLFREQTKELATFRRERDHSEAERAQHIKQIHDLQEHIQEKDRQLIELQEQNRAAQETIIYKDEQLREAQAWVARIQLQSTTNQSLQAELRERTEQLNQLWLGCQRQFAEMERLHLHTIQLQHELADARERNGTLSDESRISQKNSKDVPQFGQNDGSQVDANVVGTMNSSASPLQNGNSDNATSFPSSGNASTQTDHVPGVPIAPPSLLGLPTYLPPGQVPALHSFIMHQQGVPHSLSSHVPQSHVGHFQSMAVMPSLQQWQNQQAVSEGSQISPPSQQPPSQTDQNLLSSGAKYECDMSINGQTLHSGYLDVHINQGTEPDSGISSSTAEAQVLESMDRSYLVASQTDQNLQQVSSQFRDFLRVDSMEQNSSKEEHDVNLTDNGLLDEVVKAEEQSSAASASPSDSTISSINPGETTIKNDSVAALSEALISNAHLNTLMLGKTSDSTLLDERSLLACIVRTIPAGGKIRISSTLPNRLGKMLAPLHWHDYKKQYGKLDDFVASHPELFVIEGDYIQLREGAQEMIAATAALAKVAAAAAASSPYSSFLPSVAVTPVARPKKVPSSDSSSVTQNQHLNGVNFGMAGGLSNIKILTKSRDPFELNGADFERSSMISNQNKGSTQGRSNFVGKQQGRATSSALTSRR
- the LOC123216261 gene encoding uncharacterized protein LOC123216261 isoform X6; this translates as MEAAAGVAATRGGGSLPMPSSRKEWRAVSDHHPVRNVSDEQGREPADVDFCSITVDGNLGNGLLQQRLHSVARQREELQHLEIELRAQMIARTEIVEMQNSYESQIKEQSNAAAKLQEQLLEKEQQIHDLERKMEEKERELHAIKLDSEAAWAKEDLFREQTKELATFRRERDHSEAERAQHIKQIHDLQEHIQEKDRQLIELQEQNRAAQETIIYKDEQLREAQAWVARIQLQSTTNQSLQAELRERTEQLNQLWLGCQRQFAEMERLHLHTIQLQHELADARERNGTLSDESRISQKNSKDVPQFGQNDGSQVDANVVGTMNSSASPLQNGNSDNATSFPSSGNASTQTDHVPGVPIAPPSLLGLPTYLPPGQVPALHSFIMHQQGVPHSLSSHVPQSHVGHFQSMAVMPSLQQWQNQQAVSEGSQISPPSQQPPSQTDQNLLSSGAKYECDMSINGQTLHSGYLDVHINQGTEPDSGISSSTAEAQVLESMDRSYLVASQTDQNLQQVSSQFRDFLRVDSMEQNSSKEEHDVNLTDNGLLDEVVKAEEQSSAASASPSDSTISSINPGETTIKNDSVAALSEALISNAHLNTLMLGKTSDSTLLDERSLLACIVRTIPAGGKIRISSTLPNRLGKMLAPLHWHDYKKQYGKLDDFVASHPELFVIEGDYIQLREGAQEMIAATAALAKVAAAAAASSPYSSFLPSVAVTPVARPKKVPSSDSSSVTQNQHLNGVNFGMAGGLSNIKILTKSRDPFELNGADFERSSMISNQNKGSTQGRSNFVGKQQGRATSSALTSRR
- the LOC123216261 gene encoding uncharacterized protein LOC123216261 isoform X2, producing the protein MEAAAGVAATRGGGSLPMPSSRKEWRAVSDHHPVRNVSDEELLHKELEQSQLGQSDERTIYEQGREPADVDFCSITVDGNLGNGLLQQRLHSVARQREELQHLEIELRAQMIARTEIVEMQNSYESQIKEQSNAAAKLQEQLLEKEQQIHDLERKMEEKERELHAIKLDSEAAWAKEDLFREQTKELATFRRERDHSEAERAQHIKQIHDLQEHIQEKDRQLIELQEQNRAAQETIIYKDEQLREAQAWVARIQLQSTTNQSLQAELRERTEQLNQLWLGCQRQFAEMERLHLHTIQLQHELADARERNGTLSDESRISQKNSKDVPQFGQNDGSQVDANVVGTMNSSASPLQNGNSDNATSFPSSGNASTQTDHVPGVPIAPPSLLGLPTYLPPGQVPALHSFIMHQQGVPHSLSSHVPQSHVGHFQSMAVMPSLQQWQNQQAVSEGSQISPPSQQPPSQTDQNLLSSGAKYECDMSINGQTLHSGYLDVHINQGTEPDSGISSSTAEAQVLESMDRSYLVASQTDQNLQQVSSQFRDFLRVDSMEQNSSKEEHDVNLTDNGLLDEVVKAEEQSSAASASPSDSTISSINPGETTIKNDSVAALSEALISNAHLNTLMLGKTSDSTLLDERSLLACIVRTIPAGGKIRISSTLPNRLGKMLAPLHWHDYKKQYGKLDDFVASHPELFVIEGDYIQLREGAQEMIAATAALAKVAAAAAASSPYSSFLPSVAVTPVARPKKVPSSDSSSVTQNQHLNGVNFGMAGGLSNIKILTKSRDPFELNGADFERSSMISNQNKGSTQGRSNFVGKQQGRATSSALTSRR
- the LOC123216261 gene encoding uncharacterized protein LOC123216261 isoform X4, with amino-acid sequence MEAAAGVAATRGGGSLPMPSSRKEWRAVSDHHPVRNVSDEELEQSQLGQSDERTIYEQGREPADVDFCSITVDGNLGNGLLQQRLHSVARQREELQHLEIELRAQMIARTEIVEMQNSYESQIKEQSNAAAKLQEQLLEKEQQIHDLERKMEEKERELHAIKLDSEAAWAKEDLFREQTKELATFRRERDHSEAERAQHIKQIHDLQEHIQEKDRQLIELQEQNRAAQETIIYKDEQLREAQAWVARIQLQSTTNQSLQAELRERTEQLNQLWLGCQRQFAEMERLHLHTIQLQHELADARERNGTLSDESRISQKNSKDVPQFGQNDGSQVDANVVGTMNSSASPLQNGNSDNATSFPSSGNASTQTDHVPGVPIAPPSLLGLPTYLPPGQVPALHSFIMHQQGVPHSLSSHVPQSHVGHFQSMAVMPSLQQWQNQQAVSEGSQISPPSQQPPSQTDQNLLSSGAKYECDMSINGQTLHSGYLDVHINQGTEPDSGISSSTAEAQVLESMDRSYLVASQTDQNLQQVSSQFRDFLRVDSMEQNSSKEEHDVNLTDNGLLDEVVKAEEQSSAASASPSDSTISSINPGETTIKNDSVAALSEALISNAHLNTLMLGKTSDSTLLDERSLLACIVRTIPAGGKIRISSTLPNRLGKMLAPLHWHDYKKQYGKLDDFVASHPELFVIEGDYIQLREGAQEMIAATAALAKVAAAAAASSPYSSFLPSVAVTPVARPKKVPSSDSSSVTQNQHLNGVNFGMAGGLSNIKILTKSRDPFELNGADFERSSMISNQNKGSTQGRSNFVGKQQGRATSSALTSRR